In the genome of Myxococcus guangdongensis, one region contains:
- a CDS encoding aldo/keto reductase, with protein sequence MQRLEHRPLGMTGLKVSALGLGAGPLGSAELEDRAVEALLLGALDAGVNLIDTAPSYGASEERIGRFLGARRGDFVLSTKCGYGVPGVEDWTPECITRGVDLALRRLRTDYLDVMHLHSCPEEVLRRTELVDALRRAVAQGKVRVAAYSGDNAALQCALSNGAFGCVQTSVNVFDQRALEVAVPRAAGMGVGVIAKRPLGNAAWRHDTRPEAHDVSQYWDRMRAMNVELGGLEWDELALRFAAHAPGVSSCIVGTTQASRLRRNLDILSRGPLAESQVAGLRELFRRHDVGWDGVI encoded by the coding sequence GTGCAACGTCTGGAGCACCGCCCGCTGGGGATGACGGGCCTGAAGGTGTCCGCGCTGGGCCTGGGCGCGGGCCCCTTGGGGAGCGCGGAGCTGGAGGACCGGGCGGTGGAGGCACTGCTGCTCGGCGCGCTGGACGCGGGGGTGAACCTCATCGACACGGCGCCGAGCTATGGCGCGTCCGAGGAGCGCATCGGCCGGTTCCTCGGTGCGCGCCGGGGCGACTTCGTCCTGTCCACCAAGTGCGGCTACGGCGTGCCGGGAGTGGAGGACTGGACGCCCGAGTGCATCACGCGGGGCGTGGACCTGGCGCTGCGCCGGCTGCGCACGGACTACCTCGACGTGATGCACCTGCACTCGTGTCCCGAGGAGGTGCTGCGACGCACGGAGCTGGTGGATGCCCTGCGGCGCGCGGTGGCGCAGGGCAAGGTGCGCGTGGCGGCGTACTCGGGGGACAACGCCGCGCTCCAGTGCGCCCTGTCCAACGGAGCCTTCGGCTGCGTGCAGACGTCCGTGAATGTGTTCGACCAGCGAGCGCTGGAGGTGGCGGTGCCGCGCGCGGCGGGGATGGGCGTGGGAGTCATCGCCAAGCGCCCCCTGGGCAACGCGGCGTGGCGCCATGACACGCGCCCCGAGGCGCACGACGTGAGCCAGTACTGGGACAGGATGCGCGCCATGAACGTGGAGCTGGGCGGGCTCGAGTGGGACGAGCTGGCGCTGCGCTTCGCGGCCCATGCGCCCGGGGTGAGTTCGTGCATCGTCGGCACCACCCAGGCGTCACGACTGCGGCGCAACCTCGACATCCTGTCCAGGGGTCCGCTTGCCGAGTCGCAGGTCGCGGGTCTGCGCGAACTGTTCCGCCGGCATGACGTGGGGTGGGACGGGGTGATTTGA
- the sitA6 gene encoding SitA6 family polymorphic toxin lipoprotein, translating to MRTLHAPLVALVLASLSGCTTLGKQPMQQAWDAAEVECHTPEQDQRVTLLCLGDACGFYPCERAPEDIELARFPPARPPAASAAPGRGPRRNWGGAQQLPPGAVMVFPHWNGAPAKVIPPSRQLTPGRWEKHHIFPQARDLADWFEQQGVKIHSYTMPIPLHVHRRIHDGTGRGGAWNEAWRDFIRTSPRASPEEIFRHAGELIHRFDLIGGPVQPYYSRPGA from the coding sequence ATGCGAACCCTGCACGCCCCTCTGGTTGCGTTGGTCCTCGCGTCATTGTCTGGCTGCACCACTCTCGGCAAACAACCCATGCAGCAGGCCTGGGACGCGGCAGAGGTCGAATGCCATACACCGGAGCAAGACCAGCGCGTCACCCTCCTGTGTCTGGGTGACGCCTGCGGCTTCTATCCCTGCGAACGTGCCCCGGAAGACATCGAGCTGGCGCGCTTCCCTCCAGCGAGGCCACCAGCGGCGAGCGCGGCTCCCGGCAGAGGTCCCAGACGGAACTGGGGTGGAGCCCAACAGCTCCCACCTGGCGCCGTCATGGTCTTCCCTCACTGGAATGGCGCTCCAGCGAAAGTCATTCCGCCGTCACGCCAGCTCACTCCGGGACGATGGGAGAAGCACCACATCTTCCCCCAGGCCCGAGACCTCGCGGACTGGTTCGAGCAACAAGGCGTCAAGATTCACAGCTACACGATGCCCATTCCGCTTCACGTCCACAGACGCATCCATGACGGCACGGGCCGAGGCGGAGCCTGGAATGAAGCGTGGCGCGACTTCATCCGAACCTCTCCCAGGGCAAGTCCCGAGGAGATCTTCCGGCATGCGGGAGAGCTGATTCACCGATTCGACCTCATCGGCGGCCCCGTCCAGCCCTACTATTCCCGCCCGGGAGCCTAG
- the sitI6 gene encoding SitI6 family double-CXXCG motif immunity protein yields the protein MSRYFLMGEDRAATAKHGGEVDATHRWRLPGVKCHVCGATWSDVGHDHPSVDLSGLAEHRSFERPRPEPLAELNRLRELVRPLLPPQAELPPGTHFGPLVGQAFGSFGPLAWVGGIRLLLRTEVLEQFRSAGVHGLIGCRTELRHRQKNPPELLELQLRPTGRLHPSSFPVETPPACATCGRQALRWPDAPILDATPLPIAEDLFRLGDFATMVICTERFRDAVARLALDGLTFRELPTR from the coding sequence ATGAGCCGTTACTTCTTGATGGGCGAGGACAGGGCGGCCACCGCGAAGCACGGCGGGGAGGTCGATGCGACACATCGGTGGCGACTTCCCGGCGTGAAGTGCCATGTGTGCGGCGCGACATGGAGCGACGTGGGGCATGACCATCCCTCCGTCGACCTCTCGGGCCTCGCCGAGCATCGCTCGTTCGAGAGGCCGCGACCGGAACCTCTCGCCGAGCTCAACCGACTGCGCGAGCTGGTACGCCCCTTGTTACCTCCTCAAGCAGAGCTTCCGCCTGGCACGCACTTCGGCCCGCTGGTGGGTCAGGCCTTCGGTTCCTTCGGCCCTCTTGCCTGGGTCGGAGGAATCAGACTCCTCCTCCGCACAGAAGTCCTGGAACAATTTCGCTCGGCCGGAGTCCACGGCCTCATCGGCTGCCGCACCGAGCTTCGACACCGGCAGAAGAACCCGCCCGAGCTGCTGGAGCTTCAGCTTCGGCCAACGGGCCGACTGCACCCGAGCAGCTTTCCCGTGGAGACGCCTCCGGCCTGCGCGACCTGTGGACGGCAGGCCCTCCGCTGGCCCGATGCGCCCATCCTGGACGCCACCCCTCTCCCCATCGCGGAGGACCTGTTCCGGTTGGGAGACTTCGCCACGATGGTCATCTGCACGGAGCGGTTTCGCGACGCAGTGGCTCGACTCGCGCTGGACGGACTCACCTTCCGCGAGCTGCCGACGCGGTAG